In Candidatus Desulfofervidus auxilii, one genomic interval encodes:
- a CDS encoding DUF2283 domain-containing protein: MKVIFDPETDTLSIIFRDDKISESNEIREGIIIDYSKDGKIVSMEIMDASEQVSEPQGIFYELRTKEKAVA; this comes from the coding sequence ATGAAGGTAATATTTGACCCAGAAACCGATACTCTAAGTATCATTTTTAGAGATGATAAAATCTCTGAGAGCAATGAGATAAGGGAAGGCATTATTATTGATTACAGCAAGGACGGAAAGATTGTATCTATGGAAATCATGGATGCCTCTGAACAGGTATCAGAACCTCAAGGTATATTTTATGAGTTAAGAACTAAAGAAAAAGCTGTTGCTTAA
- a CDS encoding Coenzyme F420 hydrogenase/dehydrogenase, beta subunit C-terminal domain, whose translation MAETKLNFLGFLSNLLEGKLVKGIISLRALDVNSGKVAYSLVVSKDNITELVPDFPAMPANGGKVVSRFTLNSSPLVPVAVVLRPCEIRALIELVKLNQAHLENILIIGMECGGVYPYQSLITKQDIDNLLSEYRESLKKGENPAGIRPVCAGCTDFRPVLADVIVSQIGRDQPVLFFPTEKGKEVAQTLGLTLVEEMIYTPVSDALLKKRQEEKENMVKKIKEEINGLEGLVKIFDNCIACHCCSHVCPICYCKDCFFESATFDYRPTDYYAVLQDKGTLKLPMDTLLFHLGRMTHMATSCVACGMCEDVCPVNIPVARIFKTVGSELQQLFDYLPGRDLEETLPLTTYKPEEFQEVET comes from the coding sequence ATGGCAGAAACAAAGTTAAATTTTTTAGGTTTTTTAAGTAACTTATTAGAAGGTAAATTGGTAAAGGGAATAATAAGTTTGCGTGCCTTGGATGTTAACTCGGGGAAGGTTGCTTATTCATTGGTTGTTTCAAAAGATAATATTACTGAGTTGGTTCCTGATTTTCCAGCTATGCCTGCCAATGGAGGTAAAGTAGTTTCTAGGTTTACTTTAAACAGTTCTCCTTTAGTCCCTGTAGCCGTGGTATTGAGACCTTGTGAAATAAGGGCCTTAATAGAATTGGTAAAATTAAACCAGGCCCATCTTGAAAATATCTTGATAATAGGGATGGAGTGTGGCGGTGTTTATCCTTATCAAAGTTTAATTACTAAGCAAGACATAGACAATCTGTTATCGGAATACAGAGAATCTTTGAAAAAAGGTGAAAATCCAGCAGGGATTAGGCCTGTATGTGCAGGCTGTACAGATTTTCGTCCTGTATTGGCCGATGTGATAGTTTCACAGATAGGGAGAGATCAACCAGTGCTTTTTTTTCCTACAGAAAAAGGCAAAGAGGTTGCCCAGACTTTAGGATTAACTTTAGTAGAGGAAATGATATACACCCCTGTTTCTGATGCCCTTTTGAAAAAAAGACAGGAAGAAAAAGAAAATATGGTTAAGAAAATAAAAGAAGAAATAAACGGTCTTGAAGGACTGGTTAAAATTTTTGATAACTGCATTGCTTGTCATTGTTGTTCTCATGTTTGCCCTATTTGTTATTGTAAGGATTGCTTTTTTGAATCTGCCACCTTTGATTATAGGCCTACGGATTACTACGCTGTGCTTCAGGATAAAGGCACTTTAAAATTACCTATGGATACTCTGCTGTTTCACTTAGGCAGAATGACGCATATGGCTACATCTTGTGTAGCTTGTGGGATGTGTGAAGATGTATGTCCTGTCAATATTCCTGTAGCCAGGATATTTAAGACAGTAGGCAGTGAGCTTCAGCAACTATTTGATTACCTTCCTGGTAGAGACCTGGAAGAGACATTACCGCTCACTACTTATAAACCAGAGGAATTTCAAGAAGTGGAAACATAG
- a CDS encoding C25 family cysteine peptidase encodes MKKFNLKKIGLIFMVCLSIYSISALAWGPDIPIWTEGTINCFDVDYAMDGTMFVAFQVEGEDKIRIYQSKDHGFSWTEMNPITNPWVGTQTIPSNILRLKLIVDEDRNELKVFHLDGEGYLYMHQYYLSYWNFSGHRLSDTPIIESSFDVTFKPPTFYVVWLEDAGTGRKKIRIFRSSLVCGADGCKEEISQCYSQTFDWTEAEGKRASIAWGPPNNLYVAYSGHTATGSAIYLLKSSDWGSTWTQQELKHDNYPKYDPRVAAANVDNSGAWILYNVDRGGAQVPRRIDLQMCYISEQYLPSYTDISQHVYIDEYIADIKYYKGYPNQYINMVYIYDEEATYRRAYWAWTSQSDPLNWHDITEVNDQDVTSWPEDVAPRIVYSPGAWAGGGGVVFSYYGKKGLYFDAPWNTISGALLIVTAEEFWNPLQRLVDWKNSTGIPTYIVSWERLTYGRDNAERIKYSIDYYYREHGVRYVMLVGDSEKLPVRYTFRAYEEGKPFMTEYLNNPDWGWNWCNGGDWHDGMSAFVNNFTLTDLYYADLYDSSGQFETWDSNGNDYFGEIYRDNLNPEGIDYIPDVAVGRVPASTVEQVENYVDKVIAYESCAWNSDWFKRALVIASDERDDWVDAGEQTFDIMQSAGFDTELVITHEEPGDDDIRAGLQEGIGFLYFMDHGPGRMGQRTRDWQKVQEDQNKPMFPIVFHGGCLAGEFGPSSLMFDGYKDIYGISHAGFKAGEHFDCYSWPPQPATIQDEEREGSYPEFLICECPHCGAIAYYACSRASQDPQYDLGKWLFEAYTHGYRLIGDMWREAVIKYYNEHAAKTVPEWWDEEIKINEDETTLERIRYWYPVAKFFMFQKFVLFGDPSLRVGGIPGYQMPVPNSPNFIYYDPVTAPVINKDPFLARPFSFGDMTTGTATVRVALPTFSGPVDIYVAIALPDGNIYLFDSNNNLVLFTDLASIVPWRTEQVEPLDQVIFTGDVASLLPGDYWGYVLVVPANTDLNTFNWSTSPYYLWYFKVTLPVS; translated from the coding sequence ATGAAGAAATTTAATCTTAAAAAAATTGGGCTAATTTTTATGGTCTGTTTGTCTATTTATAGCATCAGTGCCCTTGCTTGGGGGCCTGATATCCCTATCTGGACAGAGGGTACTATAAATTGCTTTGATGTGGATTATGCCATGGATGGCACTATGTTTGTGGCCTTTCAGGTAGAGGGAGAGGATAAGATTCGCATTTATCAATCAAAAGACCATGGATTTAGCTGGACTGAGATGAATCCTATAACCAATCCATGGGTAGGAACACAAACTATTCCTTCAAACATCCTAAGGCTGAAACTGATTGTGGATGAAGATAGAAATGAACTTAAGGTCTTCCATCTTGATGGGGAAGGATATCTCTATATGCATCAATATTATTTAAGCTATTGGAACTTTTCAGGACACCGACTAAGTGATACCCCTATTATAGAGAGCAGTTTTGATGTTACTTTCAAGCCTCCGACCTTTTATGTTGTCTGGTTAGAAGATGCTGGGACTGGTAGAAAGAAAATAAGGATTTTTCGATCCTCCCTAGTTTGTGGTGCTGATGGGTGTAAAGAAGAGATATCTCAATGTTATAGTCAAACCTTTGATTGGACAGAGGCTGAAGGCAAAAGGGCAAGTATAGCCTGGGGGCCTCCTAATAATCTCTATGTTGCTTACAGTGGTCATACAGCTACAGGCAGTGCCATTTATCTATTGAAATCTAGTGATTGGGGATCAACTTGGACGCAGCAAGAATTAAAGCATGATAACTATCCAAAATATGACCCAAGGGTGGCGGCTGCCAATGTGGATAATTCTGGTGCCTGGATATTGTATAATGTGGATAGGGGTGGTGCTCAAGTCCCACGTCGAATAGATTTACAAATGTGTTATATCTCTGAACAGTATCTCCCTTCTTATACTGACATCTCACAGCATGTATATATTGATGAATATATAGCTGATATCAAATATTATAAAGGTTATCCAAATCAATATATAAATATGGTCTATATATACGATGAAGAAGCCACCTACCGGAGGGCCTATTGGGCCTGGACATCACAATCAGACCCATTGAATTGGCATGATATCACAGAGGTAAATGATCAGGATGTCACATCCTGGCCAGAGGATGTAGCCCCTAGGATTGTCTACTCACCAGGGGCATGGGCAGGGGGTGGAGGTGTGGTTTTTTCTTATTATGGAAAAAAGGGGCTTTATTTTGATGCCCCATGGAATACTATTTCAGGTGCCTTACTTATAGTCACTGCTGAGGAATTCTGGAATCCTTTACAGCGCCTTGTGGATTGGAAAAATAGTACGGGCATCCCTACTTATATAGTGAGCTGGGAAAGGCTTACCTATGGAAGGGATAATGCAGAGAGGATAAAGTATAGCATTGACTATTATTATCGGGAGCATGGGGTGCGCTATGTCATGCTGGTAGGGGACTCAGAGAAATTACCTGTAAGGTATACATTTAGGGCCTATGAAGAAGGCAAGCCATTTATGACAGAATATTTAAATAACCCTGATTGGGGCTGGAATTGGTGCAATGGTGGGGATTGGCATGATGGGATGAGTGCCTTTGTTAATAACTTTACACTGACAGACCTCTATTATGCAGACCTTTATGACAGTAGTGGACAATTTGAGACATGGGACAGCAATGGCAATGATTATTTTGGAGAGATATATAGGGATAACTTAAATCCAGAGGGGATTGACTATATCCCAGATGTAGCTGTGGGCAGGGTGCCTGCCTCTACTGTTGAGCAGGTAGAAAACTATGTAGATAAGGTAATTGCATATGAGTCATGTGCTTGGAATAGTGATTGGTTTAAAAGGGCATTAGTTATTGCAAGCGATGAAAGAGACGATTGGGTAGATGCAGGCGAACAGACGTTCGATATTATGCAATCGGCTGGATTTGATACAGAATTAGTTATAACACATGAAGAGCCTGGTGATGATGATATAAGAGCCGGGCTTCAAGAGGGGATAGGATTTCTTTATTTTATGGACCATGGTCCTGGGAGGATGGGACAACGGACTAGGGACTGGCAGAAAGTCCAAGAGGATCAAAATAAGCCTATGTTTCCCATAGTCTTTCATGGTGGATGCCTTGCAGGTGAATTTGGCCCAAGTTCTTTGATGTTTGATGGGTATAAAGATATTTATGGGATTTCACACGCAGGCTTTAAAGCAGGTGAGCATTTCGATTGTTATAGCTGGCCACCACAACCTGCTACTATACAGGATGAAGAGAGAGAGGGTTCCTATCCTGAGTTTTTGATTTGTGAATGTCCTCATTGTGGTGCCATTGCCTATTATGCCTGCAGTCGTGCCTCTCAGGATCCCCAATATGATTTAGGAAAATGGCTATTTGAGGCATATACACATGGGTACAGATTAATAGGGGATATGTGGAGGGAGGCAGTAATTAAGTATTACAATGAACATGCCGCTAAGACAGTGCCGGAGTGGTGGGACGAGGAGATAAAAATAAACGAAGATGAGACAACGCTTGAACGGATACGATACTGGTATCCTGTAGCAAAGTTCTTTATGTTCCAGAAATTTGTCCTCTTTGGAGACCCATCCCTTAGGGTAGGGGGCATCCCTGGTTACCAGATGCCTGTGCCTAATAGCCCTAATTTTATCTATTATGACCCCGTCACTGCACCTGTCATAAACAAAGATCCATTTTTAGCAAGGCCATTCTCCTTTGGGGACATGACTACAGGTACTGCCACAGTAAGGGTAGCCCTTCCTACCTTTTCAGGACCAGTGGATATCTATGTAGCTATTGCCCTTCCTGATGGGAATATCTATCTCTTTGACAGCAATAATAACTTAGTACTTTTCACTGATTTAGCATCTATTGTGCCTTGGAGGACAGAACAAGTTGAACCTCTAGACCAAGTCATCTTTACAGGGGATGTAGCATCATTACTGCCTGGTGATTACTGGGGCTATGTACTAGTAGTGCCTGCAAATACTGACCTTAATACCTTTAACTGGAGTACCTCTCCTTATTATTTATGGTATTTTAAGGTTACTTTACCTGTAAGCTAG
- a CDS encoding ArsA family ATPase: protein MRVILFSGKGGVGKTTLAAATGIKIAKRGKRTLVMSLDPAHSLSDAFDLKHGLMERNKGKPLKITKNLYIQELDVHEELKKHWGEIHKYLSLLLNVSGFEEVLAEELAILPGMEEVSALLYLNHYYRQKTYDVIILDCAPTGESIRFASIPTALEWYMKKIFKLERRVVRYMRPFTKRLSDIPLPEEPYFDAIEKLFQRLEGVDRLLTNPEVTTVRLVTNPERMVIKETQRAYLYFNLYQICTDAVIINRIIPEDIEESFISSLQKWQREYIRLAENYFSPIPIFHVFLSCDEMVGYEKLSHLAETVYAEKNPALIFYQQKPYEFLKENNQYMLRLYLPFITKGEIELTKSNGELIVRIGSFKRHILLPRSFALAHPERAKIKDKVLTINFKGGENG from the coding sequence ATGCGAGTGATCCTTTTTTCTGGAAAAGGCGGAGTAGGAAAGACCACCCTGGCGGCAGCTACGGGCATTAAAATTGCCAAAAGGGGAAAACGCACCTTAGTTATGTCTTTGGACCCTGCACATAGTCTAAGTGATGCCTTTGACCTGAAACATGGCCTCATGGAGAGAAATAAAGGTAAACCTTTAAAAATTACTAAAAATCTTTATATCCAGGAACTAGATGTCCATGAGGAGTTAAAAAAACACTGGGGAGAGATCCATAAATATCTTTCGCTCCTTTTAAATGTCTCGGGGTTTGAGGAAGTATTGGCAGAAGAGTTGGCTATTTTACCAGGTATGGAAGAAGTGAGCGCCCTTTTATACCTTAACCATTATTATCGTCAAAAGACTTATGATGTGATTATTCTTGACTGTGCCCCTACGGGTGAATCTATACGTTTCGCTAGTATTCCTACAGCTTTAGAGTGGTATATGAAAAAAATTTTTAAATTGGAAAGAAGGGTAGTGAGATATATGAGGCCTTTTACGAAGCGTCTGAGCGACATTCCCTTACCAGAAGAACCTTATTTTGATGCTATTGAAAAACTCTTTCAACGCCTTGAAGGGGTAGACCGTTTGTTAACCAATCCAGAAGTTACTACCGTGAGGTTAGTTACCAACCCAGAGAGAATGGTGATAAAAGAGACACAAAGGGCTTATCTCTATTTTAATCTTTATCAAATTTGCACCGATGCAGTTATAATTAACCGGATTATCCCAGAGGATATTGAAGAATCCTTTATTTCTTCTCTTCAAAAATGGCAGAGAGAGTATATCCGTCTTGCTGAAAATTATTTTTCTCCTATTCCCATATTTCATGTATTCCTCTCTTGTGATGAAATGGTTGGTTATGAAAAACTTTCTCATTTAGCAGAGACAGTTTATGCTGAGAAAAATCCTGCTTTGATATTTTATCAACAAAAGCCTTATGAGTTTTTAAAAGAGAATAACCAATATATGTTACGCCTTTACCTACCTTTTATTACTAAAGGAGAGATCGAGCTTACTAAAAGCAATGGCGAACTTATTGTTAGGATAGGGAGTTTCAAAAGACATATTCTTTTGCCTCGGTCTTTTGCCCTTGCTCATCCAGAGAGGGCAAAGATTAAAGACAAAGTGCTTACTATCAATTTTAAAGGAGGAGAAAATGGCTGA
- a CDS encoding ABC transporter permease, with the protein MTKKKEEGLKLVSLLSKMAATISFSIGVLGIFAMMLLSVSERKREIGIKRAVGAKRRDILIQFLGESLFISLFGGIGGVVLGIIISLIIIISGLPLVINPIHLALAFFISISLGVLSGLYPAYLATSIEPLEVLKA; encoded by the coding sequence ATGACAAAAAAGAAAGAGGAGGGCCTAAAACTGGTTTCTCTCTTGAGTAAGATGGCAGCAACTATATCCTTTTCCATAGGGGTCTTAGGCATCTTTGCCATGATGCTCCTCTCTGTATCAGAAAGGAAGAGGGAGATTGGGATAAAGAGGGCAGTAGGTGCAAAAAGGAGGGATATCCTGATTCAATTTTTGGGTGAGTCACTCTTTATCTCCCTTTTTGGTGGAATAGGAGGGGTAGTATTGGGAATTATAATTAGCCTTATTATAATTATCTCTGGACTACCCTTGGTGATAAACCCAATACACCTTGCCCTAGCATTTTTTATCAGTATTTCCTTAGGGGTCTTATCAGGCCTATATCCTGCCTACCTTGCCACATCCATAGAACCACTAGAGGTCCTAAAGGCCTAG
- the polA gene encoding DNA polymerase I, translated as MPKQIYLIDGSSYIYRAYHALTPLSNSRGFPTHAIYGVTNMILKILREKKPDYIAVVFDAKGPTFRHKESPTYKANRPTMPEDLSQQIPYIKKIIQALGITFLEKEGYEADDIIATLCKQFAHQDVEIVLVSGDKDLWQLLSSKTKLWDSMRDKILEERDILGKYKLPPSRLKEVMALTGDKIDNIPGVPKVGEKTAIKLIQEFGSLDNLLANIEKVKSRLLRENLLQYKNQVLTNLKLVSLDENVPLNLRLQHLSPQPIDRETLIKLFTELDFKKLLRELLPEPSLAEVKYECVLDKPTLNRMIERLKTKKSVALEVQTTERDPISSELVGISFCCEPGEAWYIPLKHFYLGVPSQLPLKEVLEGLREILEDGTFLKVGQEIKHTLLVLRRYGVELKGVYFDTMVAAYVLQPGQTSYNLEELAQTYLKVRKKSYKELVSKDRKPITFSQVPLEKAKNYACEKIDIILRLKHILAEKIEASSQKALFQNIELPLIPVLADMQWWGVKIDSNYLRRLSNIFSDRLRNLERRIFKLAGEEFNISSPAQLRHILFEKLKLPVIKKTRGKTGYSTDAEVLNSLAVIHPLPQEVINYRNLMKLKSGYIDALPKMVNPKTGRIHTSYNQTVTATGRLSSSEPNLQNIPTRGEDGKSIRCAFIPETGWLYLAADYSQIELRLLAHFSDDVALIEAFHRGEDIHSRTASEIFQVKPQLVTPDMRRQAKVINFGIIYGMSPYGLSKELGIDVATAKKYIEEYFARYPGVNEYIENSLNKARKNGYVETFFKHKRFIPQINSKNSILRKFAERVAINTPIQGTAAEIIKLAMIHLWQVIKERHLKTKMIMQVHDELIFELPPQEEQTLKSLVKDIMEGVVNLKVPLKVNIKIGKNWAEVS; from the coding sequence ATGCCCAAGCAAATTTATCTTATCGATGGAAGTTCCTATATTTACCGTGCTTATCATGCCTTAACCCCTCTTTCTAATTCCCGAGGATTTCCCACTCATGCCATTTATGGCGTTACCAATATGATTTTGAAGATACTGAGAGAAAAAAAACCTGATTATATAGCGGTAGTCTTTGATGCTAAAGGCCCTACTTTCAGACATAAAGAAAGTCCTACTTACAAGGCAAATCGTCCCACTATGCCTGAAGATCTTTCTCAGCAAATACCCTACATAAAAAAAATCATCCAGGCCCTGGGTATTACTTTTTTAGAAAAAGAAGGATATGAGGCAGATGATATTATAGCCACTTTATGTAAACAATTTGCCCATCAAGATGTAGAAATTGTTTTAGTTTCAGGAGATAAGGATTTGTGGCAATTGCTTTCTTCTAAAACAAAATTGTGGGATTCCATGCGAGATAAAATTTTGGAAGAAAGAGACATTTTGGGAAAATACAAATTACCACCCTCACGCTTAAAAGAAGTTATGGCCCTTACTGGAGACAAAATAGATAATATTCCTGGGGTGCCAAAGGTAGGAGAAAAAACCGCTATTAAGCTTATTCAAGAATTCGGTTCTTTAGACAATCTTTTAGCCAATATAGAAAAAGTCAAGTCTCGCCTATTAAGGGAAAATTTACTCCAATATAAAAATCAAGTTTTAACTAATTTAAAGTTGGTCAGCCTTGATGAGAATGTTCCATTAAATCTGAGACTGCAACACTTATCTCCTCAACCAATAGATAGAGAAACTTTGATAAAATTATTTACTGAACTGGACTTCAAAAAGCTCCTGAGGGAGCTTTTACCTGAACCATCTTTAGCAGAAGTGAAATATGAGTGCGTGTTAGATAAACCAACCTTAAATAGGATGATAGAGAGGCTAAAAACCAAAAAGAGTGTTGCTTTAGAAGTCCAGACTACAGAAAGAGACCCTATCTCGTCTGAACTGGTGGGCATTTCATTTTGCTGTGAACCAGGTGAGGCTTGGTATATTCCTCTAAAGCACTTTTATCTGGGTGTGCCTTCCCAGTTACCTTTAAAAGAAGTCTTAGAAGGATTAAGAGAGATTTTAGAAGATGGAACATTCTTGAAAGTAGGACAAGAAATAAAACATACCCTTTTGGTTCTCCGAAGGTATGGGGTTGAGCTTAAGGGTGTCTATTTTGATACTATGGTAGCGGCTTATGTTTTACAACCTGGACAGACAAGTTATAATTTAGAAGAATTGGCTCAAACCTACCTGAAAGTGAGAAAGAAGAGTTATAAGGAGCTAGTATCTAAGGATCGTAAACCAATAACTTTCTCACAAGTTCCATTAGAAAAAGCTAAAAATTATGCCTGTGAAAAGATAGATATAATTTTAAGATTAAAACACATTCTAGCTGAAAAAATAGAAGCCTCTTCTCAAAAAGCGTTATTTCAGAATATAGAACTACCTTTGATTCCCGTTTTAGCGGATATGCAGTGGTGGGGGGTGAAAATAGATAGTAATTACCTAAGGAGGCTTTCTAATATCTTTAGTGATAGATTGCGGAATTTAGAAAGACGCATCTTTAAGCTGGCCGGAGAAGAATTCAATATTAGTTCCCCTGCCCAATTGCGGCATATTTTGTTTGAAAAATTGAAATTACCTGTGATCAAGAAAACAAGAGGTAAAACAGGTTATTCTACAGATGCTGAAGTCTTAAATAGTCTAGCCGTTATTCATCCTTTACCTCAAGAAGTAATTAATTATAGAAATCTGATGAAGCTTAAATCGGGCTATATAGATGCCTTACCTAAAATGGTTAATCCTAAAACAGGGCGTATCCATACTTCCTATAATCAAACGGTCACGGCTACAGGACGTTTGAGTAGTAGTGAACCCAATTTACAGAATATTCCAACACGGGGGGAAGATGGAAAAAGTATTCGCTGTGCCTTTATCCCTGAGACAGGTTGGCTTTATTTAGCAGCAGATTACTCTCAGATTGAATTAAGACTTCTTGCTCATTTTTCAGATGATGTTGCTTTAATAGAGGCGTTTCACCGCGGAGAGGACATTCATTCCCGCACAGCTTCTGAGATATTTCAAGTTAAACCCCAATTAGTTACACCAGATATGCGACGACAGGCTAAAGTAATCAACTTTGGCATTATTTATGGAATGAGTCCTTATGGTCTTTCTAAAGAATTAGGTATTGATGTAGCCACAGCTAAAAAATATATTGAGGAATATTTTGCCCGTTATCCTGGAGTTAATGAATATATTGAAAATAGCCTTAATAAGGCCAGAAAAAACGGCTATGTTGAGACTTTTTTTAAGCATAAACGTTTCATTCCTCAAATAAACAGCAAAAATAGTATCCTACGTAAATTTGCTGAAAGGGTAGCGATTAATACTCCTATTCAGGGCACAGCAGCAGAAATAATAAAGTTAGCCATGATTCATCTATGGCAGGTTATTAAAGAAAGGCATTTAAAGACAAAAATGATTATGCAAGTTCATGATGAGCTTATTTTTGAACTACCTCCTCAAGAAGAGCAAACTTTAAAATCATTAGTTAAAGATATTATGGAAGGGGTAGTGAATTTAAAAGTGCCCTTAAAAGTCAACATTAAAATAGGAAAGAACTGGGCTGAGGTAAGTTAA
- a CDS encoding FtsB family cell division protein, translated as MRKEFFFIIITLVFSIILLLFGKNGYLDFISLQKTYQNIHAQNQRLVTENQKLKKQIKRIQTDPVYLKTIIRHTMGFTEKGEIVFIVEK; from the coding sequence ATGCGGAAGGAGTTTTTTTTCATCATAATTACTTTAGTTTTTTCTATAATTTTGCTTTTATTTGGCAAAAATGGCTATTTAGATTTTATTTCCCTTCAAAAAACCTATCAGAATATTCATGCCCAAAATCAACGGTTAGTTACTGAAAACCAAAAATTAAAAAAACAAATTAAACGTATCCAAACCGACCCTGTTTATCTTAAAACCATTATTCGGCACACTATGGGTTTTACCGAAAAAGGGGAAATTGTATTTATTGTGGAAAAATAA
- a CDS encoding ABC transporter permease, translating into MFKYPYPQINRGFWRAVAVLGSKVAEELFPNESPIGSISLLIRRLSVQVIGVLGERGGAIGRKYLDDRIVIPITTLMRRILNEERYITLIRVRTSAPLKETAENIRALLRRNHGLSGSKPDDFRIRTAEEVLKYLMVVSGTLIIFLGTSGVICLLVGGFILANLFYLSINERRKEIGIKRAFGTREKDIFRFFLLEIVVTTIFGGILGILLALIGGFVLEHFGNIPMVFSYKVWSIVFILSLLVGLISGMRLAMRAAKIAPILAIRG; encoded by the coding sequence TTGTTTAAATACCCTTATCCCCAAATCAATCGCGGATTTTGGCGGGCAGTGGCTGTTTTGGGCTCTAAGGTAGCCGAGGAACTCTTTCCTAATGAATCTCCCATTGGGAGCATATCCTTATTGATTAGAAGGCTCTCTGTGCAGGTAATAGGGGTCTTGGGGGAAAGGGGTGGGGCTATAGGGAGGAAATATTTGGACGATAGGATTGTCATACCTATTACAACATTAATGAGGAGAATCCTAAATGAAGAAAGGTATATAACCCTAATCCGTGTAAGGACTTCTGCCCCCTTAAAGGAAACAGCAGAAAATATAAGGGCACTTCTTCGAAGAAACCATGGCCTTTCAGGAAGCAAGCCCGATGACTTTAGGATTAGGACAGCAGAAGAGGTATTGAAATATCTAATGGTAGTCTCAGGTACACTCATTATATTCTTGGGGACTTCTGGGGTAATATGCCTTCTTGTTGGCGGCTTTATCTTGGCAAATCTATTTTATCTCTCTATAAATGAAAGAAGAAAGGAGATCGGCATAAAAAGGGCATTTGGGACCAGGGAAAAGGATATCTTCAGATTCTTTCTCTTAGAGATAGTGGTTACTACTATATTTGGAGGAATTTTGGGGATACTATTGGCACTTATAGGGGGATTTGTCTTAGAACATTTTGGGAATATCCCTATGGTCTTCTCTTATAAGGTATGGTCAATTGTATTTATATTGAGTCTCTTAGTAGGCCTTATCTCAGGCATGAGGCTAGCTATGAGGGCAGCCAAGATTGCCCCCATTTTGGCAATAAGAGGTTGA
- a CDS encoding SIR2 family protein: protein MMKSRKVNVYVFGAGASVHLEAPVTKDFVYKGFSLYRDAKKHGIYEIKDDRPFRLTAQLIDRLYGTNLEKLINDPLPDNYLTSINYLSSINIEELLSFVDLGRRGGEKWLPFKEFQRALYEFIFTTLEQSTIWKRAGSGADRRRNCYDKLIDYVMPIDEVNCMISFNYDLFLDKAAVINNHRIVGNYHLPFKHIENFPSYEDRLTHGWKEKDIHLLKLHGSLNWGYCPHCKKVSLAFYRRYKSIFKKRCPECKNQLEPILVPPTYFKDFPEPLANVWKVAEDYLKRADRLIIIGYSFPDIDIEAKWLFKRAICKNTNKPSLTIVNPDQNIKEKIVNFFGNFINQNVTWRNNFEEYIDP from the coding sequence ATGATGAAGAGCCGAAAAGTAAATGTATATGTGTTTGGTGCTGGTGCGTCTGTACATCTTGAAGCACCAGTAACAAAGGATTTCGTGTATAAAGGTTTTTCTCTTTATCGTGATGCCAAGAAGCATGGAATTTATGAAATTAAAGATGATAGGCCCTTTAGACTAACTGCTCAACTTATAGACAGACTATACGGGACTAACTTAGAGAAACTAATTAATGACCCACTTCCTGATAACTACCTAACGTCCATCAACTACCTAAGTTCTATTAATATTGAAGAACTGTTAAGCTTTGTAGACCTTGGGCGCCGAGGGGGAGAAAAGTGGTTGCCTTTTAAAGAGTTCCAACGTGCCCTTTATGAGTTTATTTTTACTACATTAGAACAAAGTACCATCTGGAAGCGTGCTGGTTCCGGTGCTGATCGACGTCGAAATTGCTATGACAAGCTCATAGATTATGTAATGCCAATAGATGAAGTTAACTGCATGATTTCCTTCAACTATGACCTCTTTCTTGATAAAGCTGCTGTAATAAATAATCACCGTATTGTTGGCAATTATCACTTGCCATTTAAACATATAGAAAACTTCCCCAGCTATGAAGACCGATTAACGCATGGATGGAAAGAGAAAGATATACATTTGCTCAAGCTTCATGGATCACTTAATTGGGGATATTGTCCACACTGTAAGAAAGTATCCCTTGCCTTCTATCGGAGATATAAGAGCATATTTAAAAAACGCTGTCCAGAATGCAAAAATCAATTGGAACCTATCTTAGTTCCCCCAACATATTTTAAGGATTTTCCTGAACCCTTAGCCAATGTCTGGAAGGTTGCAGAAGATTATTTAAAACGGGCTGATAGACTCATCATAATTGGATATTCCTTTCCAGATATAGATATTGAAGCAAAATGGCTATTTAAAAGGGCCATTTGTAAAAATACAAATAAACCATCTCTTACAATTGTTAACCCTGATCAAAATATAAAGGAAAAAATAGTCAATTTCTTTGGGAATTTTATTAATCAAAATGTGACTTGGCGTAATAACTTTGAAGAGTATATAGACCCATAA